The region TATGTCCTGGGTGAGGAGTCGGCAGGAGCGACGGGCGGGGTGCAGTTCAGAGGCCTCCACAGCGGGTTGCTCAAGCCGAAGTCACAGCAGAAGATGAACGATCACTATGTCCACGCTTCGTTTGAGGACTGGCCGACGTTTGTGGTGCAGGGTCTTTGGTTCCGGGCCGGGAAGTCATCCCTGCGTGCACCGCTGATAAAACGTTTTAAAGCCCGTACCGCAACGTTTTTTAAGTCGAAAACAACCTTGCCTGTGCTGAATCTGCCCGGTTTTCTGACCCAATTGGATGCCGAAAGTGATCAGCCGCAAGCCTCCGCGCCGAGCAGTAACCGTGCTCCGCAGCCCAGGCGAATCAGCCCTGATGAACTGAAGGCCGAAATGCTAAAGCCGAAATCGGAGCTGGAAGGGGTTTCCTTTGAACGTCCATCTGCTGTGGTCGATCTTCACGTTGAGAAGTTACTACCCAACGGGACCGGCAACCGAAACCCGGCCGACCTGCTCAAACTTCAGCTCGATACCTTCGAAAAAACGCTCGAAAACGCCATCGCCAGTGGCATGAATGAGATTACCTTTATTCACGGTCTC is a window of Spirosoma linguale DSM 74 DNA encoding:
- a CDS encoding Smr protein/MutS2 (PFAM: Smr protein/MutS2~KEGG: nis:NIS_1261 recombination and DNA strand exchange inhibitor protein), with amino-acid sequence MNIGDKVRLLRAKEQGVVSRFLPDGMIEIEIEDGFRIPVMRSELVPVSPLESERLLKATSYAPQKTVTPSAPAILSNQGIYLAFMAVNDREYTLHLINNTDWEFAYVLGEESAGATGGVQFRGLHSGLLKPKSQQKMNDHYVHASFEDWPTFVVQGLWFRAGKSSLRAPLIKRFKARTATFFKSKTTLPVLNLPGFLTQLDAESDQPQASAPSSNRAPQPRRISPDELKAEMLKPKSELEGVSFERPSAVVDLHVEKLLPNGTGNRNPADLLKLQLDTFEKTLENAIASGMNEITFIHGLGSGSLRTELHKRLGKHPNVRFFEDAQKQKFGYGATKVTIK